In Sulfitobacter sp. OXR-159, one DNA window encodes the following:
- a CDS encoding response regulator, whose translation MRQQQAPSGAAYDGTCLIVEDSEFDRERLRRILARAYGGMRVEFAPSIEAARKALSGGDKALILLDNNLPDGLGANFALELACDDRHAQTPVIMVSDWPSPGMWEKAASAGVLYVVNKSDFDARYIDAVLREFQARKRWVN comes from the coding sequence ATGCGGCAACAGCAAGCGCCCTCGGGGGCGGCGTATGATGGCACCTGTCTGATCGTCGAAGACAGTGAGTTTGACAGAGAGAGGCTGCGCCGCATTCTGGCCCGCGCCTATGGCGGGATGCGGGTGGAGTTCGCCCCCAGCATCGAAGCCGCGCGCAAGGCGCTAAGCGGGGGGGACAAGGCGCTCATTTTGCTCGACAACAACCTGCCCGACGGGTTGGGCGCGAATTTCGCGTTGGAGCTGGCCTGCGACGACCGCCATGCGCAGACGCCGGTGATTATGGTCAGCGATTGGCCCTCCCCCGGCATGTGGGAAAAAGCCGCCTCTGCCGGGGTGCTCTACGTGGTGAATAAATCCGATTTCGATGCCCGCTATATTGACGCCGTGCTGCGTGAGTTTCAGGCCCGCAAACGGTGGGTGAATTAG
- a CDS encoding aspartate-semialdehyde dehydrogenase, which yields MGYRVAVVGATGNVGREMLNILAERQFPVDEIVALASRRSLGSEISFGDKTLKTKDLDTFDFTGWDMALFAVGSEATKKYAPAAAKAGCVVIDNSSLYRYDQDVPLIVPEVNPQDVHGYSKKNIIANPNCSTAQMVVALKPLHDRAKIKRVVVSTYQSVSGAGKEGIDELWDQTKSIYNPTDDKPASKFTKQIAFNVIPHIDVFLEDGSTKEEWKMVAETKKIVDPSIKVTATCVRVPVFVGHAESINIEFEDHLDEAEARDILREAPGLMVIDKREDGGYVTPVECVGDFATFISRIRQDSTIDNGINLWCVSDNLRKGAALNAVQIAELLGREVLKKG from the coding sequence ATGGGTTATCGCGTCGCCGTCGTCGGTGCCACAGGCAATGTGGGCCGTGAAATGTTGAACATCCTTGCGGAACGTCAGTTCCCCGTGGACGAGATCGTGGCCCTGGCCAGCCGCCGTTCGCTGGGCTCGGAAATCAGCTTTGGGGACAAGACCCTCAAGACCAAAGACCTCGACACTTTCGACTTCACTGGCTGGGACATGGCGCTCTTTGCCGTGGGCTCGGAAGCGACCAAGAAATACGCTCCTGCCGCTGCCAAGGCGGGCTGCGTGGTGATCGATAACTCCTCGCTTTACCGCTATGATCAAGACGTGCCGCTGATCGTGCCCGAGGTGAACCCGCAGGACGTGCACGGCTATTCCAAGAAAAACATCATCGCCAACCCCAACTGCTCGACCGCGCAGATGGTCGTGGCGCTGAAGCCGCTGCACGACCGTGCCAAGATCAAGCGCGTCGTCGTCTCGACCTACCAGTCGGTTTCCGGCGCGGGCAAGGAAGGCATTGATGAGCTTTGGGATCAGACCAAGAGCATCTACAACCCGACCGACGACAAGCCCGCCAGCAAGTTCACCAAGCAGATCGCCTTCAACGTGATTCCGCATATCGACGTCTTCCTCGAAGACGGCTCGACGAAGGAAGAATGGAAGATGGTCGCCGAGACCAAAAAGATCGTCGACCCGTCGATCAAAGTCACCGCGACCTGCGTGCGCGTGCCGGTCTTCGTGGGCCATGCGGAATCGATCAACATCGAATTCGAAGACCACCTCGACGAAGCCGAAGCCCGCGACATCCTGCGCGAAGCGCCGGGTCTCATGGTGATCGACAAGCGCGAAGACGGCGGCTACGTCACGCCGGTGGAATGTGTGGGTGACTTCGCCACCTTCATCAGCCGCATCCGTCAGGACAGCACCATCGACAACGGCATCAACCTGTGGTGCGTCAGCGACAACCTGCGCAAGGGTGCCGCCCTGAACGCCGTTCAGATCGCCGAACTGCTGGGCCGCGAAGTGCTGAAAAAGGGCTGA
- a CDS encoding carbonic anhydrase, with protein sequence MDKAKALPSYLLQRYQGWKATGYAENQTWYRRLAAEGQRPRAMVISCCDSRVHVTSIFGADQGEFFIHRNIANLVPPYEPDGKQHGTSAAVEYAVNALKVAHLIVLGHSSCGGVAGCIQMCKGNAPELENQDSFVGRWMDLLRPKYETVEKVEDAAEQQLLLERQAVMTSLENLMTFPWIKEKVEDGTLSLHGLWTDIGEGSLEYYDAKAQTFEPV encoded by the coding sequence ATGGACAAGGCCAAGGCTCTGCCGTCGTATCTGTTGCAACGCTATCAAGGGTGGAAGGCGACCGGCTATGCCGAAAACCAGACATGGTACCGCCGATTGGCCGCTGAGGGGCAGCGCCCGCGCGCGATGGTGATCTCCTGCTGCGACAGCCGCGTGCATGTGACCTCGATCTTCGGGGCCGATCAGGGTGAGTTCTTCATCCACCGCAATATCGCCAACCTTGTCCCGCCCTATGAGCCGGATGGCAAACAGCACGGTACCTCAGCGGCGGTGGAATATGCCGTGAACGCGCTGAAGGTCGCGCATCTGATTGTGCTGGGCCATTCCAGCTGCGGCGGCGTCGCGGGGTGTATCCAGATGTGCAAAGGCAACGCGCCCGAACTTGAGAACCAAGACAGTTTCGTGGGCCGCTGGATGGACCTGCTGCGCCCGAAATACGAGACGGTGGAAAAGGTCGAAGACGCGGCGGAGCAGCAGCTTTTGCTGGAGCGTCAGGCGGTGATGACCTCGCTTGAGAACCTGATGACCTTCCCGTGGATCAAGGAAAAGGTCGAAGATGGCACGCTGAGCTTGCATGGCCTGTGGACCGACATCGGCGAGGGTAGCTTGGAATATTACGACGCCAAGGCGCAGACATTCGAGCCGGTTTAA
- a CDS encoding DUF2794 domain-containing protein, protein MSIEPPSPITAFERPAEQVAFHRTELSLILSLYGRMVAAGEWRDYGISHLKEVAVFSVFRRTAEIPLYRIEKRPKLRNRQGMYAVVGTGGQVLRRGHDLKAVLRVLERKLIRSVD, encoded by the coding sequence ATGAGCATAGAGCCCCCATCGCCGATCACGGCTTTCGAGCGCCCCGCCGAACAGGTCGCATTCCACCGCACGGAACTGTCGCTGATCCTATCGCTTTATGGCCGGATGGTCGCCGCCGGAGAGTGGCGCGATTACGGGATTTCTCATCTCAAGGAGGTGGCGGTCTTTTCGGTTTTCCGACGCACGGCAGAGATACCGCTTTACCGGATCGAAAAGCGGCCAAAGCTGCGCAATCGGCAGGGCATGTATGCGGTGGTGGGCACCGGCGGGCAGGTGCTGCGCCGGGGCCATGACCTTAAAGCGGTGCTGCGGGTGCTGGAACGCAAGCTGATCCGGTCGGTGGATTAA
- a CDS encoding leucyl aminopeptidase family protein: MSAEFAAPSAAALPLHVLSEAALEGWLADQPGPVQAWVKASGFAGALGQALVVPGEEGTPALALAGYGTEAARRRGRFHLATAAAKLPAGDYRIESGLPEGQAANEALGWLLAGYRFDRYRDQTPLAARLVAPEGIDAEQIAALATGEMLTRDLINTPASDMGPPDLEAAARKLAEQHGAKIDVTTGDALLENNLPMIHTVGRAADRAPRLIDMAWGDTGPKLTLVGKGVCFDTGGLNLKPGASMALMKKDMGGAAAVLGLAHMIMATGMAVQLRVLIPAVENSVSGNAFRPGDILTSRKGLTVEINNTDAEGRLVLADALALADEDKPDQIISMATLTGAARVAVGPDLAPYYSDDAAFVSALEDAAAGSADPVWRMPFHDAYEALIEPGIADLDNAPKGGFAGSITAALFLRRFVTESKYAHFDIYGWQPADAPARPKGGAGQGTRALYAALPALLKP; the protein is encoded by the coding sequence ATGTCCGCCGAATTCGCCGCCCCCTCCGCCGCCGCCCTGCCGCTTCATGTCTTGAGCGAGGCCGCGCTTGAAGGCTGGCTTGCCGATCAGCCCGGCCCGGTGCAGGCATGGGTGAAGGCCAGCGGTTTTGCGGGCGCTCTTGGGCAGGCGCTTGTGGTGCCGGGGGAGGAAGGCACCCCCGCGCTGGCATTGGCGGGCTACGGCACCGAAGCCGCGCGCCGCAGGGGCCGCTTTCACCTTGCCACCGCAGCGGCAAAGCTGCCTGCGGGCGACTACCGAATTGAAAGCGGCCTGCCAGAGGGCCAAGCCGCGAATGAGGCGCTCGGCTGGCTGCTGGCAGGCTACCGCTTTGACCGCTACCGCGATCAGACCCCACTGGCGGCCCGTCTTGTCGCGCCCGAAGGGATCGACGCCGAGCAGATCGCGGCGCTGGCCACGGGTGAAATGCTGACCCGCGACCTGATCAACACCCCCGCCTCTGACATGGGGCCGCCCGACCTGGAAGCCGCCGCGCGCAAATTGGCCGAGCAGCATGGCGCGAAGATCGACGTCACAACTGGCGATGCGCTGCTAGAGAACAACCTGCCGATGATCCACACCGTTGGCCGCGCCGCCGACCGCGCGCCGCGATTGATCGATATGGCGTGGGGCGACACAGGCCCAAAGCTGACGCTGGTGGGCAAAGGCGTCTGTTTCGACACCGGCGGGCTGAACCTTAAGCCCGGTGCGTCGATGGCGCTGATGAAAAAGGACATGGGCGGCGCCGCCGCCGTGCTAGGGCTGGCGCATATGATCATGGCCACCGGCATGGCGGTGCAACTGCGCGTGCTGATCCCGGCGGTGGAGAATTCGGTCTCCGGCAATGCCTTCCGCCCCGGTGACATCCTGACCTCGCGCAAGGGGCTGACGGTTGAAATTAACAACACCGACGCTGAAGGGCGTCTGGTATTGGCCGATGCGCTGGCGCTGGCGGATGAGGACAAACCGGATCAGATCATCTCGATGGCGACGCTCACCGGGGCCGCGCGAGTCGCCGTGGGGCCTGACCTCGCGCCCTATTACAGCGACGATGCCGCTTTCGTCTCGGCCTTGGAAGACGCCGCTGCGGGGTCTGCCGATCCGGTCTGGCGGATGCCTTTCCATGACGCTTACGAGGCGCTGATCGAGCCCGGTATTGCCGATCTCGACAACGCGCCCAAGGGCGGCTTTGCCGGGTCGATCACCGCAGCGCTTTTCCTGCGCCGCTTTGTGACCGAGAGCAAATATGCCCATTTTGACATCTACGGCTGGCAGCCCGCCGACGCCCCCGCCCGCCCGAAAGGCGGCGCCGGCCAAGGCACCCGCGCGCTCTATGCTGCGCTGCCAGCCCTGCTAAAGCCATGA
- a CDS encoding site-specific DNA-methyltransferase, with protein MKTMTKGAAALPLNTIVAGDCIEAMNALPAESVDLIFADPPYNLQLRGDLHRPDNSKVDAVDDEWDQFASFKAYDDFTRAWLKAARRLLKPDGAIWVIGSYHNIFRVGAALQDQGFWILNDVVWRKSNPMPNFRGKRFTNAHETMIWAGKSENSKYTFNYEALKALNEGIQMRSDWVLPICTGHERLKDEAGDKAHPTQKPESLLHRILVGSTNPGDVILDPFFGTGTTGAVAKMLGRDFIGIEREEAYRKVAEKRISMVRKFDNEALQTTTSKRAEPRVPFGQLVERGMLRPGENLYSMNGRHKAKVRADGTLIGSDVKGSIHQVGAAYEKAPSCNGWTYWCYKKDGKNVPIDILRQQIRAEMAN; from the coding sequence ATGAAAACGATGACAAAGGGCGCTGCGGCGCTTCCCTTGAACACTATTGTTGCGGGCGATTGCATTGAGGCAATGAACGCCCTCCCAGCAGAGTCGGTGGATCTGATCTTCGCGGATCCGCCCTACAACTTGCAGTTGCGAGGTGATTTGCATCGCCCGGACAACTCCAAGGTCGATGCAGTTGATGACGAATGGGACCAGTTCGCCAGCTTCAAAGCCTATGACGATTTTACCCGCGCTTGGCTCAAAGCCGCGCGGCGTTTGCTGAAACCCGATGGCGCGATCTGGGTGATCGGCAGCTATCACAACATCTTCCGCGTCGGTGCGGCGTTGCAGGATCAAGGTTTCTGGATCCTTAATGATGTGGTTTGGCGCAAGTCCAACCCGATGCCCAACTTCCGGGGCAAGCGCTTTACCAATGCCCATGAGACGATGATCTGGGCCGGCAAGAGCGAGAACAGCAAATACACCTTTAACTACGAAGCGCTGAAGGCGCTGAACGAAGGCATTCAGATGCGCAGCGATTGGGTGCTGCCGATCTGCACCGGCCATGAGCGTCTGAAGGACGAAGCAGGCGACAAGGCACATCCGACGCAAAAGCCCGAAAGCCTGCTGCACCGCATCCTCGTTGGTTCGACCAACCCCGGCGATGTGATTCTTGATCCGTTCTTTGGCACCGGCACCACCGGCGCTGTGGCCAAGATGCTGGGCCGTGATTTCATCGGCATCGAACGCGAGGAAGCTTACCGCAAGGTGGCCGAGAAACGCATCTCGATGGTGCGCAAGTTCGACAACGAAGCGCTGCAAACCACCACCTCCAAACGCGCCGAACCGCGCGTGCCTTTCGGTCAGTTGGTTGAGCGGGGCATGCTGCGTCCGGGCGAGAACCTCTATTCCATGAATGGCCGCCACAAGGCCAAGGTCCGTGCCGATGGCACCCTCATTGGCAGCGATGTCAAAGGGTCGATCCATCAGGTGGGCGCGGCCTATGAGAAGGCGCCAAGCTGTAATGGCTGGACCTATTGGTGCTACAAGAAAGACGGCAAGAATGTCCCCATCGACATTCTACGTCAGCAGATCAGAGCCGAAATGGCGAACTGA
- a CDS encoding alkane 1-monooxygenase — translation MANRIISPQDLARLSRALPFWMSLLLIPLAWFCAMQGGWTIALLPLVTWYLFSMLDAVLGLNLDNADLEATEDDLYWYRLVTLIWTPLQFLTVFGLIYYATRAAHLDAAERIFLFFGVGVITGTIGINYSHELMHQRNKTERRLADILLAMVLYSHFRSEHLLVHHRHVGTPRDTVTARYNEGFHRFYPRVLRESLTSAFHAEKNMLARKGLPWTDPGNPFFKYWALQAGFLLLALILGGWSGLGLFLVQAGVAIWQLELVNYIEHYGLTRKHLGGAKYEHVQPRHSWNAAHKASNWLLINLQRHSDHHYKPDRRFPVLQTYGTGDAPQLPYGYPVMTMAAMVPPLWRRIMNPRVRKWREMYYPEITDWKAYNKASNPLPRL, via the coding sequence ATGGCAAACCGAATTATCTCTCCACAAGACCTCGCCCGCCTGTCGCGGGCGCTGCCGTTCTGGATGTCGCTGCTGCTGATCCCGCTGGCGTGGTTTTGCGCCATGCAAGGCGGCTGGACCATCGCGCTGTTGCCGCTGGTAACGTGGTATCTGTTTTCGATGCTCGACGCGGTGCTGGGGCTGAACCTCGACAATGCGGACCTAGAGGCCACCGAAGATGACCTCTATTGGTACCGCCTCGTCACGCTGATCTGGACACCGCTGCAATTCCTGACCGTCTTTGGTCTGATCTATTACGCCACGCGGGCCGCGCATCTGGATGCGGCAGAGCGTATTTTCCTGTTCTTCGGCGTGGGCGTCATCACCGGCACCATCGGGATTAACTACAGCCATGAATTGATGCACCAGCGGAACAAGACCGAACGGCGGCTAGCGGATATTTTGCTGGCCATGGTGCTCTATTCTCACTTCCGCTCTGAACATCTGCTGGTGCACCACCGCCACGTCGGCACCCCGCGCGACACGGTGACGGCGCGCTATAACGAAGGGTTCCACCGCTTCTACCCCCGAGTGTTGCGCGAGTCGCTGACCTCGGCCTTTCATGCCGAAAAGAACATGCTGGCGCGCAAGGGGCTGCCTTGGACCGATCCGGGCAATCCGTTTTTCAAATACTGGGCGCTGCAGGCCGGCTTTTTGCTGCTGGCGCTGATCTTGGGCGGTTGGAGCGGTCTGGGCCTGTTCCTCGTGCAGGCCGGGGTCGCGATTTGGCAGTTGGAACTGGTCAATTACATCGAACACTACGGGCTGACGCGCAAACATCTGGGCGGCGCAAAATACGAACATGTCCAGCCACGCCATTCGTGGAACGCGGCGCATAAGGCCAGCAACTGGCTGCTGATCAACCTGCAACGCCATTCCGATCACCACTACAAACCCGACCGGCGTTTCCCGGTCTTGCAGACCTATGGCACGGGCGACGCGCCACAGCTGCCCTATGGCTATCCGGTGATGACAATGGCCGCGATGGTGCCCCCGCTGTGGCGACGCATCATGAACCCGCGCGTGCGCAAATGGCGCGAAATGTACTACCCTGAGATCACCGACTGGAAAGCCTACAACAAAGCCAGCAATCCCCTGCCCCGTCTCTGA
- the paaI gene encoding hydroxyphenylacetyl-CoA thioesterase PaaI, with translation MTPEARARKCAEVMFAQDSASAGLGMTIDDVTPGGAVLSMSVRPDMLNGHGICHGGFIFTLADSAFAFACNSYNQTTVAQQNQITYLSPGQPEERLTAAAREVSRSGRSGIYDVTVTGEDDRVVALFRGLSRSINGQLFTEEEPT, from the coding sequence ATGACCCCAGAAGCCCGCGCCCGCAAATGTGCCGAGGTGATGTTCGCCCAAGATTCCGCCTCTGCCGGATTGGGCATGACCATCGACGATGTGACCCCCGGCGGCGCGGTTTTGTCGATGTCGGTGCGCCCGGACATGCTGAACGGCCACGGAATTTGCCACGGTGGTTTTATCTTCACGCTGGCCGACAGCGCCTTTGCCTTTGCCTGCAACAGCTACAACCAGACCACTGTCGCCCAGCAGAACCAGATCACATATCTCAGCCCCGGTCAGCCAGAGGAGCGGCTGACCGCCGCCGCACGCGAAGTGTCGCGCAGCGGTCGGTCGGGCATCTATGATGTGACCGTCACGGGCGAGGATGACCGTGTCGTGGCCCTGTTTCGCGGGCTCTCCCGCAGCATCAACGGCCAGCTATTTACCGAGGAGGAGCCGACCTGA
- a CDS encoding DUF721 domain-containing protein, whose amino-acid sequence MPPRRTTTKGFKRTDSLLSQQIRKASETRGFAQSRLLTHWTEIAGEATAAISRPVEVSYGRKEGIGATLTLLTTGANAPMLEMQKEQLRARVNSVYGYNAIARVRITQTAATGFAEGQVAFDHKPKAEKTAPSPALQRKAAEAAQPVANEGLREALARLGENILNKNQS is encoded by the coding sequence ATGCCGCCACGTCGTACGACTACAAAAGGGTTCAAACGCACCGACAGCCTGCTCTCGCAGCAGATTCGCAAGGCGAGCGAGACCCGTGGCTTTGCGCAATCGCGTCTTCTGACCCATTGGACCGAGATCGCGGGCGAGGCAACTGCTGCCATCTCGCGCCCTGTTGAGGTAAGCTATGGCCGCAAGGAAGGCATCGGGGCCACGCTGACCCTGCTGACCACCGGGGCCAATGCGCCCATGCTGGAGATGCAAAAAGAGCAACTGCGCGCGCGGGTCAATTCGGTCTATGGCTATAACGCCATCGCGCGGGTGCGGATCACTCAGACAGCGGCGACAGGCTTTGCCGAAGGGCAGGTGGCGTTTGACCATAAACCCAAGGCCGAAAAGACCGCTCCGAGCCCTGCATTGCAACGCAAAGCAGCCGAAGCCGCTCAGCCCGTGGCCAACGAAGGGCTGCGCGAAGCCCTTGCACGTCTGGGCGAGAACATATTGAACAAGAACCAAAGCTGA
- a CDS encoding A/G-specific adenine glycosylase: MREKTPLSKLPPILLEWYDTHARALPWRVPPHDRMAGVMPDPYRIWLSEVMLQQTTVATVKDYFARFTARWPDVAALAAAEDADVMAEWAGLGYYARARNLLKCARVVVADHGGSFPADHDALMKLPGIGPYTAAAIASIAFDLPHAVLDGNVERVMARVYDIHTPLPAAKPELMARAVALTPQDRPGDYAQAVMDLGATICTPKSLACGICPWREPCVARAEGTAALLPKKIPKKPKPIRHGTVYLAQREDGAWLLETRPDKGLLGGMLGWPGSDWIDTAEPRPEGTPPLAADWQPLPGEVRHTFTHFHLMLTVQHARVGHDAAPKNGEFIGQNQFSPSDLPTVMRKAFDLTR; this comes from the coding sequence TTGCGTGAGAAGACCCCCCTGAGCAAGCTGCCGCCGATCCTGCTGGAATGGTACGACACCCACGCCCGCGCCCTGCCATGGCGGGTGCCGCCGCACGACCGGATGGCCGGGGTCATGCCCGACCCCTACCGCATCTGGCTGAGCGAGGTCATGTTGCAGCAGACGACCGTGGCCACGGTAAAGGACTATTTCGCGCGTTTCACCGCCCGCTGGCCGGATGTTGCCGCACTCGCGGCGGCGGAAGACGCGGATGTGATGGCCGAATGGGCCGGCCTTGGATACTACGCCCGCGCCCGCAACCTGTTGAAATGCGCGCGTGTGGTGGTGGCGGACCATGGCGGCAGCTTCCCTGCGGATCATGACGCGCTGATGAAACTGCCGGGTATCGGGCCTTATACGGCGGCGGCGATCGCCTCCATCGCCTTTGACCTGCCTCACGCGGTGCTTGATGGCAATGTCGAGCGGGTGATGGCGCGGGTCTATGACATCCACACGCCGCTGCCCGCTGCGAAGCCCGAGTTGATGGCGCGGGCCGTCGCGCTGACCCCGCAGGACCGGCCCGGAGACTATGCCCAAGCGGTGATGGATCTGGGCGCTACAATCTGCACGCCAAAGTCCCTCGCCTGCGGTATCTGCCCGTGGCGCGAGCCCTGCGTCGCGCGGGCAGAAGGCACAGCGGCGCTCTTGCCCAAGAAGATACCGAAAAAGCCGAAACCCATCCGGCACGGCACCGTCTATCTGGCGCAGCGCGAGGATGGCGCGTGGCTGCTCGAGACACGGCCCGACAAAGGGCTGCTTGGCGGGATGCTTGGTTGGCCCGGTTCTGATTGGATCGATACGGCAGAGCCGCGCCCCGAAGGCACGCCGCCGCTGGCCGCCGATTGGCAGCCCCTGCCCGGCGAGGTGCGCCATACCTTTACCCATTTTCACCTAATGCTGACCGTGCAGCACGCACGAGTTGGCCATGATGCCGCGCCTAAAAATGGCGAATTCATCGGCCAAAACCAATTCAGCCCCAGTGATTTGCCCACCGTAATGCGCAAGGCTTTCGACCTGACGCGCTAG
- a CDS encoding C40 family peptidase has protein sequence MSDPRLTPDPALASQSRAAQVAVAVADLFRRPDGPRDRQVLFGEPLTVLHEASGWAYVQAEKDGYCGYVLQRALSIPRKATHRVCVPATHAYTGADLKSPDLLSLSFGSPVTVIDETKDFAETPQGHIPRGHLAPIDRHEADPAQIAALFLGTPYLWGGNSRWGIDCSGLVQAALLACGIPCPGDSDQQEKTVGGPVEGDYQRNDLLFWKGHVALVVDAETMIHANAHAMAVSYENITDAIARIEAGGDGPVTAHRRPGV, from the coding sequence ATGAGCGATCCACGTCTCACCCCGGACCCGGCGCTGGCGAGCCAAAGCCGCGCCGCGCAGGTGGCGGTGGCGGTGGCAGACCTCTTCCGCCGTCCCGACGGCCCACGCGATCGGCAGGTGTTGTTTGGTGAGCCGTTGACCGTGCTGCATGAAGCTTCGGGCTGGGCCTATGTGCAGGCCGAGAAGGATGGCTATTGCGGCTACGTCCTGCAACGCGCGCTGAGCATACCGCGCAAGGCTACGCATCGCGTGTGCGTGCCTGCCACCCATGCCTATACTGGCGCCGATCTGAAATCGCCCGACCTGCTGAGCCTCAGTTTCGGCTCACCCGTCACGGTCATTGATGAGACCAAGGATTTTGCCGAGACCCCGCAGGGCCATATCCCGCGCGGCCACCTTGCCCCCATCGATCGGCACGAGGCCGACCCCGCGCAGATCGCGGCGCTGTTCCTCGGCACACCCTACCTTTGGGGCGGCAACAGCCGCTGGGGGATCGATTGTTCGGGCCTCGTGCAGGCGGCGCTGCTGGCCTGCGGAATCCCCTGCCCCGGTGACAGCGACCAGCAGGAAAAGACCGTGGGCGGGCCGGTCGAAGGTGACTACCAGCGCAATGATCTGCTGTTCTGGAAGGGCCATGTTGCGTTGGTGGTCGATGCCGAAACGATGATCCACGCCAATGCCCACGCCATGGCAGTGAGCTATGAAAACATCACCGATGCCATCGCCCGGATCGAAGCGGGCGGTGACGGCCCGGTGACGGCACATCGCCGCCCCGGCGTTTAA
- a CDS encoding ribonuclease HII produces the protein MIPDFEFERGAAARGFRTIAGVDEVGRGPLAGPVTAAAVVFTEGQIPEGLNDSKNLTARARERLYEEIMSVAVVCVAHATVEEIEEHNILRASHLAMTRALAGLDCAADYALIDGNMLPRDLSLPAQPVVKGDARCLSISAASIVAKTVRDRLMVDLAQQHPGYGWETNMGYGSKSHMAALRDLGVTPHHRRLFKPIHNILYQANLLTD, from the coding sequence ATGATACCTGACTTTGAATTTGAACGCGGCGCGGCTGCCCGCGGCTTTCGCACCATCGCCGGGGTGGACGAAGTGGGCCGGGGCCCGTTGGCCGGGCCGGTCACCGCCGCCGCCGTGGTCTTTACCGAAGGGCAGATACCCGAAGGGCTGAACGATTCCAAAAATCTGACCGCCCGCGCCCGTGAACGGCTCTATGAAGAGATCATGTCGGTGGCCGTGGTTTGCGTCGCCCATGCCACCGTCGAAGAGATCGAAGAACACAACATCTTGCGTGCCAGCCATCTGGCGATGACCCGCGCACTCGCCGGATTGGACTGCGCGGCGGATTACGCATTGATCGATGGCAATATGCTCCCGCGCGATCTGAGCCTTCCGGCGCAACCTGTGGTGAAAGGGGACGCCCGCTGTCTGTCGATCTCAGCGGCTTCTATCGTTGCCAAAACCGTGCGCGATAGACTCATGGTGGACTTGGCGCAACAGCATCCCGGCTATGGCTGGGAAACCAATATGGGCTACGGATCGAAAAGCCACATGGCTGCCCTGCGGGATCTTGGTGTTACCCCACACCATAGACGTTTGTTCAAACCTATACACAATATCTTGTATCAAGCTAATTTGTTAACTGATTGA
- a CDS encoding winged helix-turn-helix domain-containing protein: MRRFGGRFVIGGIAAVVAVLLVGALVLLWALPDANVFNARVERIFIENDDLTTQAEIKLLEILAQSGTAFSETLASYRIVIVVLLVFASAMLVAAMVFLFMLVGFNRRMAQIERTGIQVNSLLISREENTVYLNNLGFKLTAAAMETMSVLAEARMDDDVLSGSEIEGMISGRNAADCDEAAGATRIKRLRDTLGNQLVSELLVKNIARRGYMLAINKDVIKVL, encoded by the coding sequence ATGCGCAGATTTGGCGGGCGTTTCGTGATCGGTGGCATCGCCGCCGTGGTCGCCGTGCTTTTGGTCGGGGCGCTTGTCCTGCTTTGGGCGCTGCCAGATGCGAACGTCTTTAATGCTCGGGTTGAGCGGATCTTTATCGAGAATGACGATCTGACCACCCAAGCCGAGATCAAGCTTCTCGAAATCCTCGCCCAGTCCGGCACCGCCTTTTCTGAGACTTTGGCCAGCTACCGCATCGTGATCGTCGTGCTGCTGGTCTTTGCCAGCGCCATGCTGGTCGCGGCGATGGTGTTTTTGTTCATGCTGGTCGGCTTTAACCGCCGCATGGCGCAGATCGAGCGGACCGGCATTCAGGTGAATTCCCTGCTGATCAGCCGCGAAGAGAATACCGTTTACCTTAACAACCTCGGTTTCAAACTGACCGCAGCGGCGATGGAGACGATGTCGGTTCTCGCCGAAGCGCGGATGGACGATGACGTGCTGTCAGGGTCCGAGATCGAAGGCATGATATCGGGCCGCAACGCCGCCGACTGTGATGAGGCCGCCGGGGCCACGCGGATCAAGCGTTTGCGTGACACCTTGGGCAATCAATTGGTGTCGGAACTGCTGGTCAAAAACATCGCCCGGCGTGGCTATATGCTGGCGATCAACAAGGACGTCATCAAGGTTCTTTAA